One Spirochaeta cellobiosiphila DSM 17781 DNA window includes the following coding sequences:
- a CDS encoding LPXTG cell wall anchor domain-containing protein gives MEQEQKAKQYAEVHQDDKGIPDDEYFSSKNVDYTIPFLIVVGLLILSIFSLVIFLKKRKKRL, from the coding sequence ATGGAACAAGAGCAAAAAGCAAAACAATATGCTGAAGTACATCAAGACGATAAAGGAATACCAGATGATGAATATTTTTCATCCAAAAATGTTGATTACACCATACCCTTTTTGATTGTTGTAGGTTTATTAATCCTTTCTATTTTTAGCTTAGTGATATTCTTAAAGAAACGTAAGAAAAGGCTATAA